The Pseudomonas chlororaphis subsp. piscium genome contains the following window.
AACTCGAAGCCTTCACCCCGTGGCGCGCCACCGTCGGGACGGGGGTGAGTCAGGTACCCCAGGTGCAGCGCGGTACTGCCGTGATCGCTCATCAGCGCGGCACTGATCTCCTTGGTGGTGTCGTCGATGCGCAGTTCGTTGGCACGGCTGCCTTTGTATTCCTTGCTCTTGATGGTGCTGAGGATCTTGTGATTCGGCAGTTGGTACGGTGGCATGTTGCTCGCACGGTAAGTGCGGCCCGTGATGATCGGTTGGTCACAGTCGCCATCGAGGTAGTCGACTATGACTTCCTGGCCAATTCGCGGAATCGCCATATGGCCCCAGTCAGCACCGGCCCAGTTTTGCGAGACGCGGATCCAGCAGGAGCTGAACTCGTTGTCCTTGCCTTCGCGGTCCCAGGGGAACTGGACCTTTACCCGGCCAAACTCGTCGGTGTGGATCTCCTCGCCTTCCGGGCCCACCACGCTGGCGATCTGCGGCCCGTCGATACGAGGCCTGGGCAGAGGCTCCGGGCGCCACTCCATTTGCTCGGGAATGATCTCGGCGGTGAAGTCGTAGCTCACACCCATTTCAGCGTCGGCGGACTCTTCTTGCTGGCTGGCGTGCTGCACGCCTCTGTGGGTGATTCGGACCGATCGCCACCAGCGGTTGAAGTCTTCCCGGGGGTGGCCCATCAGTTGGAAGGAAAGGCCTGGAATCAGGCGCGGATCGTCACCTTCGACCATGGCCATCTGGGCATCTCGACGGTGACCGCGCAGTCGGTTTTCGGTGAAGGGTTTGCCTGCTGCGCTGGCCTTGTAGCGTCCTGGATAGTCATAACGTTCATAGTGCGGAGCCTGGTGTTCCAGGTCCTCGCCGACCAGGCGCTGTTGCTGGTTGAACGCCGGACGCTTGAAGGTGTAGTCACGCTGGGTCTGTTCGGCCGTGCGGACGTTTTCCGTGTAACTGAACGCATACAGCACCGGCTGCGTGGCATCGCCAGCCGGCTGTACGCTGTACAGCACCGGCTCACCCGAGATGCGTTCCTGGACGTAGAGTTTGTCGCTCTGGATCAGCCTGTGAGAAGTCGCGTCGGATTTGAAGTAGTAGAACAAGCCTTCTTCCGTAGAAAGCCGGTCGAACCAGTAAAGGTCGGTGTCCCCCGCCTGGGTACAGTATTCGCGAGGCAGGTGCTCGGTATGGGTGTTCTGCTGATAGTCCAGGATGCCGTGCTCGGCCAACACCGACTTGAGTATTTCGGGCACGCTTTTCTGCTGGAAGATGCGCCAGTCGGAACTCAGGCCAAGCCGGGCAAGCTGCGGCTCGACCACCACGCGGTAGCGGGTACGACGAAAGCCGGTTTTGCCCTGGGTGAAGCTGGAGACCAGACCGTGGACATAACGAACAGCCGTGGTGCCTTGCCAGATGGTCAGCAACGCCGGCTGATCGAGGACCTGGGCAAAATCGATGGAGGGGTTGTCACTGGCCAGTTCGAGCGTCAGCCGATAAGGCTCGCTAATGGCTTCTTCCAGGGTGAACTCTACGACCTCGAACTCCATCCGGCCGGACAGCACGGAGAAGGTGAATCTCAAATCCCTTTGACGCATATGACTTATCCTTGGTCAACGTATTGAGGCATCCAGATGCCAAGCCTCAACCACACCTTGTGATACCTGGACTGATAGCTGAATCGGATCTGGAGATGACTCAATGATCCAGCCGTATTGGCCTGCCCGGGCAACTCGTCAGGGCAGCAGCCTATTTGCAAAAACGCGCACCGGTCAACCTTGGACCAGAGAGATAGCACACTGCCTTCACTCTCTCGAAACCGGGCTTCAGTACCCCTGCCTCGTCCCCCCGGACAACTCTGCGCGGGGGTATGACCGTCACATGAGCTGTCCCAATACCAGGCTCATCACCATAGCCAAAGAGACAAAGGAGTGGGTGTAGGAATTATCCAAAATTGCAGTAAGGGAACTTGATCCTGATCATCTCGAATGCACTTGAGCAACCAGAAGCGGAGATACCATCCCCCTTCTCGAAATGCCCAGGCAGTCTCCACCTGGCGAACAGTCCCTGTGCCCTCCCCGTCGGCAGACAAAAAAACGCCTCCACAATGGGAGGCGTCACGGTTCTTCAGACACACGAATGGCTTATGCAGCTTCTACTCCGAGCCTGAAGCCCCAACCCGAACACTCAGGTCGAGGGCTTTCACTTCCAGACCTCAAAGCCTCCTCACCTCAAATCAAACCGATCCAGATTCATCACCTTGACCCAGGCCGCGACGAAGTCCTTCACAAACTGCTCCTGCGCATCCGCGCTGGCATAGACCTCGGCCAATGCCCGCAGTTGGGCGTTGGAGCCGAAGACCAGGTCGACGCGGGTGCCGGTCCATTTGATTTGGCCGGTCTTGCGGTCGCGGGCTTCGAACTCTTGCTGGGCGTCGGACAGCGGTTTCCATTCCAC
Protein-coding sequences here:
- a CDS encoding type VI secretion system Vgr family protein — encoded protein: MRQRDLRFTFSVLSGRMEFEVVEFTLEEAISEPYRLTLELASDNPSIDFAQVLDQPALLTIWQGTTAVRYVHGLVSSFTQGKTGFRRTRYRVVVEPQLARLGLSSDWRIFQQKSVPEILKSVLAEHGILDYQQNTHTEHLPREYCTQAGDTDLYWFDRLSTEEGLFYYFKSDATSHRLIQSDKLYVQERISGEPVLYSVQPAGDATQPVLYAFSYTENVRTAEQTQRDYTFKRPAFNQQQRLVGEDLEHQAPHYERYDYPGRYKASAAGKPFTENRLRGHRRDAQMAMVEGDDPRLIPGLSFQLMGHPREDFNRWWRSVRITHRGVQHASQQEESADAEMGVSYDFTAEIIPEQMEWRPEPLPRPRIDGPQIASVVGPEGEEIHTDEFGRVKVQFPWDREGKDNEFSSCWIRVSQNWAGADWGHMAIPRIGQEVIVDYLDGDCDQPIITGRTYRASNMPPYQLPNHKILSTIKSKEYKGSRANELRIDDTTKEISAALMSDHGSTALHLGYLTHPRPDGGAPRGEGFELRTDEHGALRAAKGLLLSTEEQLNANGGHLSRVTAVQVLEAALQLAKELGDYAADHEGVGHDTEPQKTLSKAVRDLGHGANDEADKTNGGKPAIALSGQAGIAAVSPNSVTLAAGEHIDSVAQQNQQLTSGQKFVVNAGTDLGLFAQSGEIRHIAHQGLMLLQAQKNNIRLEADQSVEVSASNQHVLISAKEHITLMCGGAYLTLKGGNIELGMPGNFTVKAAKHSLVGPAHASTTFNTWSQTPFNERVRVVRNGKPLPNYRYALTRSDGARLEGITDGDGWAEMQQSLTTEGYEFHLLGPGET